A window of the Candidatus Omnitrophota bacterium genome harbors these coding sequences:
- the pyrR gene encoding bifunctional pyr operon transcriptional regulator/uracil phosphoribosyltransferase PyrR, whose product MKEKAKILDKESISRTIIRIAHEITEKNSGTQGLCIIGIRNRGAYLAERVAAQIKMIDRAPVSLGVLDITLYRDDLTLVASQPLVHKTSIDFDITDKDVVLVDDVLYTGRTVRAALDALIDFGRPRSIQLAVLVDRGHRELPIRADYVGKNIPTSRKETVEVHLEEVDGKDEVVIVEKE is encoded by the coding sequence ATGAAAGAAAAAGCTAAAATATTAGATAAAGAAAGCATTTCCCGGACAATTATCCGTATTGCGCATGAAATCACAGAAAAAAACAGCGGTACTCAGGGTTTATGCATTATTGGGATAAGAAATCGCGGAGCATACCTGGCCGAGAGGGTAGCCGCCCAGATAAAAATGATAGACAGGGCTCCGGTGTCATTAGGGGTATTGGATATCACCCTTTACCGTGATGACCTTACCCTGGTTGCTTCGCAGCCTTTGGTGCATAAAACATCGATAGATTTCGATATAACGGATAAAGATGTTGTGCTTGTGGATGATGTTTTGTATACCGGCAGGACGGTACGCGCAGCGCTTGATGCATTAATAGACTTTGGCAGGCCCAGGTCAATACAGCTTGCGGTATTGGTAGACCGCGGCCACAGAGAATTGCCGATAAGGGCTGATTATGTCGGTAAAAACATCCCTACTTCGCGCAAGGAAACTGTTGAGGTGCACTTGGAAGAGGTAGACGGCAAGGACGAAGTAGTTATTGTGGAAAAGGAATGA
- a CDS encoding DNA helicase UvrD, giving the protein MEFIADFHIHSKYSRATSRDMDIEHISQWAKLKGIALMGTGDFTHHLWLEELKGKLEDLGNGLFIHKGIHFILTSEVSSIYSKKGKTYRIHNLIISPSFKTTDKINSALGKRGNIASDGRPILGIDARDLAEIVFDIDESCMIVPGHIWTPWFSLFGSMSGFDRIEDCFEDQTGKIFALETGLSSDPAMNWRLSALDPFTLISNSDSHSPSKIGREANVFDCGLSYQEIRDTLKNKDKKKLLYTIEFFPEEGKYHFDGHRLCDVRLSPEETRKNKGKCPKCGKQVTVGVMNRVEQLADRPLGYVPENSIPYKNLIPLDEIIAETKNVSKTSQAVEKEFMGIISKFGSEFNVLLKASTQELKERLPGRISEGIIRMREGKVNVKAGFDGEYGVIKVFNQEHKEKDEEQLSLF; this is encoded by the coding sequence ATGGAATTTATAGCTGATTTTCATATTCATTCAAAATACTCCCGTGCCACGTCAAGAGATATGGATATCGAGCATATTAGCCAGTGGGCTAAGCTTAAAGGTATAGCCTTGATGGGTACAGGAGATTTTACTCATCATTTGTGGCTTGAGGAGCTTAAAGGCAAGCTCGAGGATTTGGGCAATGGGCTTTTTATACACAAGGGAATACATTTTATACTCACGTCAGAAGTAAGCAGCATTTATTCAAAGAAGGGTAAGACTTACAGGATACACAACCTTATAATTTCACCGTCTTTTAAAACAACAGATAAGATAAACTCTGCCTTGGGCAAAAGAGGCAATATTGCCAGTGACGGCCGCCCGATATTAGGCATAGACGCAAGGGACTTGGCCGAGATAGTTTTTGATATAGACGAAAGCTGTATGATCGTGCCGGGACATATCTGGACCCCATGGTTTTCTCTTTTTGGATCGATGTCTGGGTTTGACCGTATAGAGGATTGTTTTGAGGACCAGACAGGCAAAATATTCGCATTGGAAACAGGCCTTTCCAGCGACCCGGCGATGAATTGGAGGCTGAGCGCATTAGATCCATTTACCCTTATTTCTAATAGCGATTCCCATTCTCCTTCAAAAATCGGGCGCGAGGCGAATGTCTTTGATTGCGGCCTTAGCTATCAGGAGATAAGGGACACGTTAAAAAATAAAGACAAGAAAAAGCTTTTATACACTATTGAATTTTTCCCCGAAGAAGGAAAGTATCATTTCGACGGCCATAGATTGTGTGATGTAAGGCTTTCTCCCGAAGAAACGAGGAAGAATAAGGGCAAATGCCCTAAATGCGGAAAGCAGGTAACAGTAGGTGTTATGAACAGGGTTGAGCAGCTTGCAGATAGGCCGCTTGGATATGTGCCTGAGAATTCTATCCCATATAAAAATCTTATCCCTCTGGATGAGATTATAGCAGAAACGAAAAATGTCTCTAAAACATCACAAGCTGTAGAAAAGGAATTTATGGGTATTATTTCCAAATTCGGCAGCGAATTCAATGTATTATTAAAGGCAAGCACCCAGGAGCTTAAAGAAAGGTTGCCCGGCCGTATCTCTGAGGGGATAATCCGGATGCGTGAGGGCAAGGTCAATGTTAAAGCCGGTTTTGACGGAGAGTATGGAGTAATAAAAGTTTTTAACCAGGAACATAAAGAAAAAGACGAAGAACAACTGAGTTTATTCTAG
- a CDS encoding dihydroorotase, which yields MKLLIKDARIISPADKLDQIADILIDGSKILKIGKNIKAGAPKIIDAANKIAVPGLIDMHVHLREPGREDKETVQSGTLAAAKGGVTSVLAMPNTDPAMDSAGNIKLLKDIIQKTANVNVFICGAITKERKGKELVDIAALKKSGALAISEDGNSVDDDNVMFSAFKAAKKAGVPVICHCEDLSLSAGGVINAGFYSTKLGLRGISRESEYKRVSRDINLAKKSGSHIHIAHVSSKESIELIAEAKKTGVNITAETAPHYFTLDESAVEGFDTNMKMNPPLRRKEDLLALRGALKEGIIDIIASDHAPHTENEKEIEFERAAFGVIGLETLLAVSYTELVKTKILDWPQLLMKLTVNPARVLGLKKGLVKEGEDADIAIVSPETEWVVEKEFFLSKSKNSPFINKKLFGLVEYTICKGSIVYSKG from the coding sequence ATGAAACTGTTGATTAAGGACGCAAGAATTATAAGTCCTGCCGATAAACTTGACCAGATAGCAGATATCCTTATCGACGGCTCAAAGATTTTAAAAATCGGGAAAAATATCAAGGCAGGCGCGCCCAAAATTATCGATGCTGCCAATAAAATAGCGGTGCCCGGCCTTATCGATATGCATGTCCACCTAAGGGAGCCCGGCAGAGAAGATAAGGAAACAGTGCAAAGCGGTACACTGGCAGCAGCCAAGGGCGGGGTAACTTCAGTATTAGCCATGCCCAATACTGATCCGGCTATGGACTCAGCCGGCAATATAAAATTGCTTAAAGACATAATTCAGAAAACTGCCAATGTAAATGTGTTTATTTGCGGAGCTATTACCAAAGAACGAAAAGGCAAAGAGCTTGTGGATATCGCGGCACTAAAAAAAAGCGGAGCTTTAGCTATTTCTGAAGACGGCAATTCAGTCGATGACGATAATGTTATGTTCAGCGCTTTTAAGGCTGCAAAAAAAGCCGGAGTCCCGGTGATATGCCATTGCGAAGACTTAAGCCTTTCTGCGGGAGGAGTCATTAACGCGGGTTTTTATTCGACAAAGCTCGGGTTAAGAGGCATTTCGAGGGAATCGGAATATAAAAGAGTCAGCAGGGATATAAATTTAGCTAAGAAAAGCGGCTCCCATATTCATATTGCCCATGTGAGCTCTAAAGAATCTATTGAGTTAATCGCTGAGGCCAAAAAAACTGGCGTCAACATTACAGCAGAAACAGCGCCGCACTATTTTACTTTGGATGAAAGCGCGGTGGAGGGTTTTGATACAAACATGAAGATGAACCCGCCATTACGCAGAAAAGAAGACCTTCTTGCATTAAGGGGAGCTTTAAAGGAAGGTATAATAGACATTATCGCTTCGGACCACGCTCCCCATACAGAAAATGAAAAAGAGATCGAATTTGAGCGGGCTGCTTTTGGCGTTATCGGCCTTGAGACCTTATTAGCCGTTTCCTATACTGAATTGGTAAAAACCAAGATTTTAGACTGGCCGCAGTTATTAATGAAATTAACCGTTAACCCAGCCAGGGTTTTGGGGCTAAAAAAAGGCCTTGTAAAAGAGGGAGAAGATGCAGATATCGCTATAGTATCTCCTGAAACAGAATGGGTTGTTGAAAAAGAATTTTTCCTGTCAAAATCAAAAAATTCCCCGTTTATTAACAAAAAGTTATTTGGGTTGGTTGAATACACTATTTGCAAGGGCAGCATTGTTTATTCAAAGGGCTAA
- a CDS encoding aspartate carbamoyltransferase catalytic subunit, protein MVWTKKDLLGLEYLSREEIELILSTADSFKEVSTREIKKVPALRGKTVVNLFYEPSTRTRVSFEVAAKRLSADVINIATETSSVRKGETLIDTGKNIQALNADIIVMRHNCSGAAHMLARSLDISVVNGGDGWHEHPTQALLDIFTLKEKLGRIEGLNVSIVGDIAHSRVARSNIWGLTKLGGNVTVCAPKMLIPDGIEKMGVKITNNIESALKNADAVNVLRMQFERDEKDAFPKQLEYFREFGITKERLNKSAKKIIVMHPGPINRGIEMSSDVADGDNSVILEQVTNGIAVRMAVLFLVAQANERRKNETVD, encoded by the coding sequence ATGGTTTGGACAAAGAAAGATTTGTTAGGATTAGAATATTTAAGCAGAGAAGAAATTGAACTTATTTTAAGCACGGCAGATTCGTTTAAAGAGGTTTCAACCAGAGAGATCAAGAAAGTCCCTGCTTTAAGAGGCAAGACCGTAGTTAATTTGTTTTATGAACCTTCTACCCGTACAAGGGTTTCATTCGAAGTAGCCGCAAAAAGACTATCCGCAGATGTGATAAATATTGCCACCGAGACATCCAGCGTCCGTAAAGGAGAAACGCTTATAGATACCGGGAAAAACATACAGGCATTAAATGCAGATATAATAGTGATGCGGCATAATTGTTCGGGTGCAGCACATATGCTTGCCCGTAGCCTTGATATCAGTGTTGTTAATGGAGGCGATGGCTGGCATGAGCATCCGACCCAGGCCTTGCTGGATATATTTACTTTAAAGGAAAAACTAGGGCGAATAGAAGGTTTAAATGTGAGTATAGTCGGCGATATCGCGCACTCAAGAGTGGCAAGGTCAAATATATGGGGGCTCACTAAACTCGGGGGGAACGTAACAGTCTGCGCGCCAAAGATGCTGATACCTGACGGGATAGAAAAGATGGGCGTCAAGATCACGAATAATATAGAATCCGCCCTTAAAAATGCAGATGCCGTAAATGTCCTGCGCATGCAGTTTGAGCGCGATGAAAAAGACGCCTTTCCAAAACAGCTTGAATATTTCAGGGAGTTCGGTATAACAAAAGAGAGATTAAATAAAAGCGCAAAGAAGATAATTGTTATGCATCCCGGGCCAATTAATAGGGGGATAGAGATGTCCAGCGATGTTGCGGACGGAGATAATTCAGTTATTTTAGAGCAGGTGACTAACGGCATAGCGGTAAGAATGGCGGTGTTATTTTTGGTTGCCCAGGCCAATGAAAGGCGAAAAAATGAAACTGTTGATTAA